In Liquorilactobacillus nagelii DSM 13675, the following proteins share a genomic window:
- a CDS encoding phosphatidylglycerophosphatase A, whose amino-acid sequence MNDPKFKYPDKASYKFVTDYFKSKGVEAEDIASITYNIQRQYVPGLEMQEVSDAVIDVLHKREVLNNAMVGIVLDQFASQHQLPEPLQSIVENDSGVFGVDELLAEGGISGIYGKIATTNFGYLDKEKHGILKQLDHPSEGNVNTFLDDIIAAVAAAAGAKIAHAHA is encoded by the coding sequence ATGAACGATCCAAAATTTAAATATCCTGATAAAGCTTCATATAAATTTGTTACTGATTATTTTAAATCTAAAGGGGTGGAAGCAGAGGACATTGCTTCAATTACTTATAATATCCAACGACAATATGTGCCCGGTCTTGAGATGCAGGAAGTAAGTGATGCAGTTATCGATGTTTTACACAAACGTGAGGTTTTAAATAACGCAATGGTGGGGATTGTTTTAGATCAATTTGCAAGTCAGCACCAATTACCAGAACCACTGCAAAGTATTGTTGAAAATGATAGTGGGGTTTTCGGCGTTGATGAATTGTTGGCAGAAGGCGGGATTTCTGGAATTTATGGCAAAATTGCAACGACAAATTTTGGATATCTAGATAAGGAAAAACATGGGATATTGAAGCAACTTGATCATCCTAGTGAGGGAAATGTGAATACTTTCTTGGATGATATCATTGCCGCGGTTGCTGCAGCTGCAGGAGCAAAAATAGCTCATGCGCATGCTTAG
- the yjeM gene encoding glutamate/gamma-aminobutyrate family transporter YjeM: protein MPISKKKQLTLLSVLLMIFTSTFAFDNTSIAYYTMGYAGIIWYILAALLFFVPSTLMFAEFGAALHEQPGGVFAWLENSLGLKWAFIGGFIWIASWVILIVSTVSKIWIMLSTTISGSDQTGSWRLGNLTSTQFIGIISILFFVLVTAIATRGLKKVAHLAAIGGIAAAVLTVFFCLASLVLLAKNGFHLAEPVKLPQTFIKSPRVGYQSTSQMISFLIFAVYAYAGIEAIGGVSDQMKNAKKNFPLALGLGALLISSAYAVIIFLWGASANWQEVFHRSGVNLGNTTYVLMSNLGYQLGHQFNLTPKATQSLSFFFARFGSLAMLLSYLGSFFVIVYMPIKSFILGTPKKLWPKALPKLNRYNMPANAMWWQALIVACLIGLTSFGNKSATAFYNILTLMDNLSSTLPYLFLVTAFPFFKANQQLSKPFELFHRKSSSWAVVILVDCLLLLGVGSTMYSAVVAQNYMDLFLELVGPVLFGIIGYALYLLYCRRRQNSI, encoded by the coding sequence ATGCCGATTAGTAAGAAAAAACAGTTGACGCTGCTAAGTGTCCTGTTGATGATTTTTACCTCAACATTCGCTTTTGATAATACCTCAATTGCATATTATACGATGGGATATGCTGGAATTATTTGGTATATCTTAGCAGCATTATTGTTTTTTGTACCCTCAACACTTATGTTTGCTGAGTTTGGAGCAGCCTTGCATGAACAGCCGGGAGGAGTTTTTGCTTGGCTGGAAAATTCATTAGGCCTGAAGTGGGCTTTTATTGGCGGTTTTATTTGGATAGCATCGTGGGTCATATTAATTGTCTCGACCGTTTCTAAAATTTGGATTATGTTATCAACTACTATTAGTGGTTCTGACCAAACAGGCAGTTGGCGGCTGGGTAATCTAACGTCCACACAATTTATTGGTATTATTAGTATTTTATTTTTTGTGTTAGTGACAGCCATTGCCACCCGAGGACTAAAAAAAGTGGCTCATTTAGCAGCAATTGGAGGAATTGCCGCGGCCGTTTTAACTGTCTTCTTTTGTTTAGCCAGTCTAGTATTGCTTGCCAAAAATGGATTTCATTTAGCCGAACCAGTTAAATTACCACAAACATTCATTAAATCACCGCGAGTCGGTTATCAGTCGACCAGTCAGATGATTTCTTTTTTAATCTTTGCGGTTTATGCATATGCTGGGATTGAAGCAATTGGTGGTGTATCTGATCAAATGAAAAATGCCAAAAAGAATTTTCCACTTGCTTTAGGTTTAGGTGCTTTGTTAATTAGTTCTGCATATGCAGTGATAATATTTCTTTGGGGAGCTTCTGCTAATTGGCAAGAAGTCTTTCATCGTTCTGGGGTAAATCTTGGAAATACTACTTACGTTTTAATGAGTAATTTAGGCTATCAATTGGGTCATCAGTTTAATTTAACACCTAAAGCTACTCAAAGTCTTAGCTTTTTCTTTGCACGTTTTGGTTCGTTAGCCATGCTTTTGAGTTATCTAGGCTCTTTTTTTGTAATAGTTTATATGCCAATCAAATCATTCATTTTGGGCACGCCCAAAAAATTATGGCCGAAAGCTTTGCCAAAACTAAATCGCTATAATATGCCGGCTAATGCTATGTGGTGGCAAGCATTGATCGTAGCTTGTTTGATTGGATTAACTTCTTTTGGCAATAAATCAGCAACAGCTTTTTATAATATTTTGACTTTGATGGACAACCTTTCTTCAACTTTGCCCTATCTTTTTTTGGTGACAGCTTTTCCTTTCTTTAAAGCTAACCAGCAGTTGTCTAAGCCATTCGAGTTATTTCATCGAAAAAGTAGTAGTTGGGCAGTAGTTATTTTAGTTGATTGTTTATTACTGTTAGGTGTTGGTTCAACTATGTATTCAGCTGTGGTTGCGCAAAATTATATGGACTTATTTTTAGAGCTAGTTGGACCGGTTCTCTTTGGAATTATTGGATATGCACTTTACTTGCTCTACTGTCGTCGCCGGCAAAATTCAATTTAA
- a CDS encoding 5-methyltetrahydropteroyltriglutamate--homocysteine S-methyltransferase: protein MTNTTATKLHYDIVGSFLRPAELKAAREKFKAGEISVADLHQAEDQAIEDLVAKEKAHGLKVVTDGEFRRSWWHLDTFWGFSGVKKIERQQGYTFHDEETRAESAQVSGKVAFSSDHPDLAAYKFLHTLTVNDPEISDRQSIPAPAQLYAELIRGEKNRQAIAKYYSNEADLVADIGQAYHDLLLALYDAGCRDVKFDDCTWGMIVDDNYWKNRIQEGFSRDELAEAYLKVNNAALVDLPEDLQVTTHVCRGNYHSTWAAAGGYAPIADYLFARENVKSFYLEYDDSRSGDFAPLAKVAAGKDVVLGLVTSKHPELEDSQTLIKRVEEASQFVPLEHLALSTQCGFASTEEGNKLTEKQQWDKIELVIDVANQIWK from the coding sequence ATGACTAATACAACAGCAACCAAATTACATTATGATATTGTTGGTAGTTTTTTACGACCAGCAGAATTAAAAGCGGCACGTGAAAAATTTAAAGCAGGAGAAATTTCTGTGGCTGATTTGCATCAAGCAGAAGATCAAGCGATTGAAGATTTAGTTGCAAAAGAAAAGGCTCACGGATTGAAAGTGGTAACCGATGGAGAATTTCGTCGCAGCTGGTGGCATTTGGATACTTTTTGGGGATTTTCAGGTGTGAAGAAGATTGAAAGACAACAGGGCTATACTTTCCATGATGAAGAAACACGAGCAGAGTCTGCTCAAGTCAGTGGGAAAGTGGCATTTAGTTCAGATCATCCAGATTTAGCAGCCTACAAATTCTTGCATACATTGACTGTAAATGACCCAGAAATTTCAGATCGCCAAAGCATTCCGGCACCAGCACAGTTGTATGCTGAATTAATTCGAGGCGAGAAAAATCGGCAAGCAATTGCAAAATATTATTCGAATGAAGCAGATTTAGTTGCTGATATTGGTCAAGCATATCATGATCTGTTGCTGGCATTATATGATGCTGGTTGTCGGGATGTGAAATTTGATGACTGTACTTGGGGAATGATTGTTGATGACAATTATTGGAAAAATCGTATTCAGGAAGGTTTTAGCCGAGATGAATTAGCTGAAGCCTATCTTAAGGTAAACAATGCTGCATTGGTTGACTTGCCAGAAGACTTACAAGTTACAACTCATGTCTGTCGCGGTAATTATCATTCTACTTGGGCAGCAGCTGGTGGATATGCTCCAATTGCTGATTATCTATTTGCTCGCGAGAATGTCAAATCATTTTATTTGGAATATGATGACAGCCGCTCAGGTGATTTTGCTCCACTAGCAAAAGTTGCAGCTGGCAAAGATGTGGTTTTGGGTCTGGTCACTAGCAAACACCCTGAGCTTGAAGATTCCCAGACATTAATTAAACGGGTTGAAGAAGCCAGTCAATTTGTACCACTGGAACATTTAGCTCTTAGTACCCAGTGTGGTTTTGCTTCAACTGAAGAAGGTAATAAACTGACAGAAAAACAACAGTGGGACAAGATTGAATTAGTAATTGATGTTGCCAACCAAATTTGGAAATAG
- a CDS encoding peptide ABC transporter substrate-binding protein, with protein MNQKRRKIFWGGLIAAIIVIIGVVGWQSSTKNKQKSTTKATKQTINLAASYTITSLDVAKITDRTSFNQIDNVGEGLYQYDKNGNALKALAIKTKVSKNKRIYTINIRKNTKWSNGDLVTAKDFVYSWQHAVNPKTASQYTYLFTNIKNADQIIAGKKAPTTLGVKATGKYQLKIWLNRPQSYFTKILARETLYPIDQRVAKKYGSKYGTSSAKTVYNGPFVLTGWNGTNDTWQLKKNSKYWDRKKVKLSSIKYQVVKDPATAYNLYKTNKLDLMTLTGDQIKQLANNKDVVKRNLAGTEYLEYNVRKNSPVANKDVRLAISLALNRKELINNVLQNDAKSANSIVPSNFVKNPQTGTDYIKEVKVKNTTSYNLELAKKLFKKGLQQLNKKELTVTLMIGPDDSTKKTAEFIQSQLETHLKGLTVQVKTMPVNVKLARRASGDFDLDLIGWTADFADPITFLQMFTSDSTQNHLGWSNAKYDSLINNANQKDAGNVNQRWSDLVKAGKVLNQEQPITPLYEMNTVDLVNSHLKNIVYDSVNGHYSYKEAYLSK; from the coding sequence ATGAATCAAAAAAGGCGCAAAATATTTTGGGGTGGACTGATTGCAGCCATTATCGTGATCATTGGAGTTGTTGGTTGGCAAAGCAGTACTAAAAATAAACAGAAAAGTACAACCAAAGCAACCAAACAGACAATTAATTTAGCAGCCAGTTATACAATTACTTCACTGGATGTTGCTAAAATTACTGATCGTACATCATTTAATCAAATTGATAACGTGGGCGAGGGTTTATATCAATATGATAAAAATGGTAATGCCTTGAAGGCTTTAGCCATCAAGACAAAAGTTTCGAAAAATAAAAGAATTTATACAATTAACATTCGCAAAAATACTAAATGGAGTAATGGTGATCTAGTAACAGCCAAAGATTTTGTATACTCATGGCAACATGCCGTTAATCCCAAAACAGCTAGTCAATATACCTACCTTTTTACTAACATTAAAAACGCTGATCAAATTATTGCGGGAAAAAAGGCCCCGACAACTTTAGGAGTTAAGGCAACCGGTAAGTATCAGTTGAAAATTTGGTTAAATCGACCACAATCTTATTTTACTAAGATTTTAGCTCGAGAAACGTTATATCCAATCGACCAACGAGTCGCTAAAAAATACGGCAGTAAATACGGCACAAGCTCTGCTAAGACGGTTTATAACGGACCATTTGTATTAACTGGTTGGAATGGAACCAATGATACCTGGCAGTTAAAGAAAAATTCAAAGTATTGGGATCGCAAGAAAGTCAAATTAAGTTCGATCAAATATCAAGTAGTTAAAGATCCAGCAACAGCGTACAATCTGTACAAAACAAACAAATTAGATTTAATGACTCTAACTGGTGATCAGATTAAGCAACTTGCAAATAATAAAGATGTGGTTAAACGAAATTTAGCTGGAACAGAATATTTAGAATACAATGTTCGTAAAAATAGTCCAGTAGCCAATAAAGATGTGCGTTTGGCAATTTCACTTGCATTAAACCGGAAAGAATTAATTAACAATGTTTTGCAAAATGATGCAAAATCAGCTAATAGCATTGTACCAAGCAACTTTGTCAAGAATCCACAGACCGGAACAGATTATATTAAAGAAGTAAAAGTCAAAAATACCACTAGTTATAATTTAGAGTTAGCTAAAAAGCTGTTTAAAAAAGGCTTACAGCAGCTGAACAAAAAGGAACTGACGGTCACCTTGATGATTGGACCCGATGATAGCACTAAAAAGACTGCTGAATTTATTCAGAGTCAGTTGGAAACACATCTTAAAGGTTTGACGGTTCAGGTCAAGACGATGCCAGTCAACGTCAAGCTTGCACGGCGGGCTAGCGGGGATTTTGATTTAGATTTAATTGGTTGGACGGCTGACTTTGCTGATCCGATTACTTTCTTACAGATGTTCACTTCTGATAGCACACAAAATCATCTTGGTTGGTCAAATGCTAAGTATGATAGTTTGATTAATAATGCTAATCAAAAAGATGCGGGCAATGTTAATCAGCGCTGGTCGGATTTAGTTAAAGCCGGTAAAGTGCTGAATCAAGAACAGCCAATTACCCCATTATACGAGATGAATACGGTTGACTTAGTAAATTCGCACTTGAAAAATATTGTATATGATAGTGTTAATGGACATTATAGTTATAAAGAAGCTTATTTAAGCAAGTAA